In Procambarus clarkii isolate CNS0578487 chromosome 13, FALCON_Pclarkii_2.0, whole genome shotgun sequence, the genomic stretch ACAATTGGCAGAGTgctagagtcatggaaggttgctaatgtgataccaattttaagaaaggagatagatcacttgcgtcaaactattagCCAATTagattacaaatggccgttcgtgTTTTACAAATTTGCTATCTGTTTATTGCAGcagagttgaggcagttgatagtggtaaggattgtgatgttgtgtaccttgactttagcaaagcaaagcttttgatacagtgccacatggaaGACTGATTAAGAAGATGGACGCTCATGGAATTGGGAGTGCTATATTAAGCACTCGCTATATAGGGCATTTTTGTTTCATAAATCAACAATCATACATCACACTGCAAATTTCCTCACTTGAATATTCATATACGTTTGTGTTAAATAGGTTAAGTAAGGTAATCTATGAGTTAACCATTTCATACGTTTTATTGATTAAATTCATAAAACTCACACAAATAtaaaatatgcaggcgatgagtcacaataacgtggctgaagtatgttgaccagaccacacactagaaattgaaggacgtttcggtccgtcctggaccattctcaagtcgattgtcgattgaGTCGATTCTcaagaccattcacaatcgacttgagaatggtccaggacggaccgaaacgtcccttcaatttctagtgtgtggtctggtcatcaaaatataaaatatataatgagTAGTGTGTAGAACATATAATGATGACCACACAAGATTCTCCATCCTCTTGTGTGTGGTCATCAACAAATTTCCTGCAGAATTATCTCTGTTGCTGACATTGAAAGTGTCATTGTTGTGGTAAATGTAGACTCACTGTGGCAGAGCCCTGGGAGTGTTTCTCCAGGCAAGAATGTCAGCCTGGAGGTGGGGCAGGCGACTGTAGGAGCCGTGGACAAGAGGGTGCCGCGTGAAGGGGTCGGAGGCCGACTCCAGCAGCAGGCggaccagcgtcgactcgtctaccaccatcttggacgagtgcagcatcaccggcgcctccatcaccgcctgcGTCACGCTGTCTATAAACTCCTCCGGGACCACCTCCGAGGATTCTTCACGCGATACTGAGAATTGCTGGAAAAAGCTGAAATCTGTTGTCTGCGTACTAAGGTGAGAGAACTGTTCTGCGTGATCACGTTTTAGAATCTGAGAAACATACATAAATCTGTCCTCTACAGATATTTTTTGGTAAATATCATTTAAATCAGCGACGAGATCGTTGTAATACTCGGAATCTTTTCCATCCTTGAGCTGTAAtatacccacatagacttgttcggctgaaggcatattgttaagctcCTCTTTAGTAAACACAgatacaaatatttattaaaaatactactcatctcctcgtcattatccgttatttgacctgtctgtttttaatggacctatcctttccttagtcttagttcgatataactgaaaaaaccctttaggatttgtcttcgcttgccctgctatgcgaacttcatagtttctttttgctttccttatctcttttttaacatttctaaccagttgtacgaattcctgttctaaacttacttccccattcttaatccttttgtaccacgctctctttttacctataaggttctgtaGATGTTTTGTTATCCAataggatcattagtattcgatctattcaatttatatggtatactacattcctgggctttgcttagaatatttttaaatagcttatattttgaatccacatcgaaatccccttttccgtcacctgtcgctgggtttaggtctagcccacaccccatccccaagacattccaatctatttgacccaaaaaatttcttaggctattaaaatcagcttttcgaaaatctggcactttaacagaattttctcctacaggtctattccattctatgctaaatctgattactttgtgatcactgttccctagctcactccctatttcgatgtcattaatttgtgtttccctgttagttaacactaaatctaaaatattattttcccgcgttggttccttaatgtgttgcgtaagaaagcaatcgtcaattaattctagaaaatcttctgcttcactattccctgttttgttcacccagtttattccactaaagttaaagtcacccatgacataaatactgttagatctagatgctctagatgtttcattccatagatgctttgcttccattctgtctaaatttggtggcttatatataactcctattataatattatttgctttttcgtttaattctatccaaatagtttctgagtgtggctcagttttgattccctctttgagactacatttcagattgtccctaacatatatggctactccccctcctcgtctcatatatctatctgtgtgaaatagtttaaatccatttatttgatattcagctaatagttctctattttctacattcatccacgtttcggtaagtgcaataatatctattttttctgtgcagacaagagcatttaattcgttaattttatttcttagacttctactgttagtgtaatataccctaagtgaattgttattttgaggcactttctttccctgatcattttgtcaattcttttctcccacgaacacatttttattacctccttcctccaaatcaattcccataccactatctactaacagtttaaacccaaacaaacacctctaaccactggttccaacgagttcgcaacagcaacaaccccagccctcgatagatgcaccccatcacgagcatacatttaatttcttccaaTATCATTCTAtcattccatagaagtgttcccagttgtctatgacatAATGAACTTAACATAATGCCTGTTATGTTACAATTGGCAGAGTgctagagtcatggaaggttgctaatgtgataccaattttaagaaaggagatagatcacttgcgtcaaactattagCCAATTagattacaaatggccgttcgtgTTTTACAAATTTGCTATCTGTTTATTGCAGcagagttgaggcagttgatagtggtaaggattgtgatgttgtgtaccttgactttagcaaagcaaagcttttgatacagtgccacatggaaGACTGATTAAGAAGATGGACGCTCATGGAATTGGGAGTGCTATATTAAGCACTCGCTATATAGGGCATTTTTGTTTCATAAATCAACAATCATACATCACACTGCAAATTTCCTCACTTGAATATTCATATACGTTTGTGTTAAATAGGTTAAGTAAGGTAATCTATGAGTTAACCATTTCATACGTTTTATTGATTAAATTCATAAAACTCACACAAATAtaaaatatgcaggcgatgagtcacaataacgtggctgaagtatgttgaccagaccacacactagaaattgaaggacgtttcggtccgtcctggaccattctcaagtcgattgtcgattgaGTCGATTCTcaagaccattcacaatcgacttgagaatggtcca encodes the following:
- the LOC123757078 gene encoding ubiquitin conjugation factor E4 A-like — translated: MPSAEQVYVGILQLKDGKDSEYYNDLVADLNDIYQKISVEDRFMYVSQILKRDHAEQFSHLSTQTTDFSFFQQFSVSREESSEVVPEEFIDSVTQAVMEAPVMLHSSKMVVDESTLVRLLLESASDPFTRHPLVHGSYSRLPHLQADILAWRNTPRALPQ